The Heyndrickxia vini genome contains a region encoding:
- the hmpA gene encoding NO-inducible flavohemoprotein, with protein MNQAVEEKHEWKDILKTVKKLDPKKLEIVKTTLPIVQEHGEKITKQFYKRLFENHPELKNIFNMTHQITGHQPKALANAVYAAAANIEDMSAIMPALERIGQKHRSLQIKPEQYPIVGENLLGAIKEVLGDAATDEIIDAWADAYEVISDVFIRMENRLYKTAETQPGGWAGFKDFIIDRKVKESEVITSFYLKPKDGKELPQYIPGQYITVKIDIEKEKYTHLRQYSLSDRPGNDYYRISVKREDPKSEELPPGVVSTDLHELFNEGDILPISCPSGDFYLDMNSHSPVVLICGGVGITPLMSMLNTIIEKQPDRKVYFIHAVMNGKVQAFKDYLKQVAAKEPNVETYSIYSNPTDEDKKNKAFDKEGFITLEWLKEVLPNHDSQFYFCGPEPFMKVVNRALLDWGVPKEDIHYEFFGSFGDLEG; from the coding sequence TTGAATCAAGCAGTAGAAGAAAAACATGAATGGAAAGATATATTAAAAACCGTAAAAAAGTTAGATCCAAAAAAATTAGAAATTGTTAAAACAACCCTCCCGATTGTTCAAGAACATGGTGAAAAAATTACAAAACAATTTTATAAAAGATTATTTGAAAATCATCCCGAATTGAAAAATATTTTTAATATGACACACCAAATAACCGGCCATCAACCGAAAGCATTAGCAAATGCGGTGTATGCAGCTGCTGCTAATATTGAGGATATGAGTGCCATTATGCCCGCTTTAGAACGAATTGGGCAAAAACATCGAAGTTTACAAATTAAACCTGAGCAATATCCAATTGTAGGTGAAAATTTATTAGGCGCCATAAAAGAAGTACTTGGGGATGCTGCAACGGATGAAATTATCGATGCTTGGGCAGATGCATATGAAGTAATTTCAGATGTATTTATCCGAATGGAAAACCGTTTATATAAAACAGCTGAAACTCAACCTGGAGGATGGGCCGGGTTTAAAGACTTTATTATTGACCGGAAAGTGAAAGAAAGTGAGGTCATCACTTCATTCTACTTGAAGCCAAAAGACGGAAAGGAATTACCCCAGTATATTCCCGGACAATATATCACCGTAAAAATTGATATTGAAAAAGAGAAGTATACTCATTTACGGCAATACAGTTTATCCGATCGCCCTGGAAATGATTATTATCGCATCAGTGTAAAGCGGGAAGATCCAAAATCGGAAGAACTTCCTCCAGGAGTGGTTTCGACAGATTTACACGAATTATTTAATGAAGGTGATATTCTCCCAATTTCCTGTCCTTCAGGCGATTTCTACCTCGATATGAATAGTCATTCTCCTGTCGTGTTAATATGCGGAGGCGTGGGAATAACGCCATTAATGAGTATGCTCAATACGATTATTGAAAAACAACCAGACAGAAAAGTCTATTTCATTCATGCTGTTATGAATGGGAAAGTTCAAGCATTTAAGGATTATCTTAAACAAGTAGCAGCTAAAGAGCCTAATGTTGAAACATATTCCATATACTCAAATCCAACGGATGAAGACAAAAAAAATAAAGCGTTTGATAAAGAAGGCTTTATTACATTGGAATGGTTAAAAGAAGTATTGCCAAATCACGATTCACAATTTTATTTCTGTGGACCGGAACCGTTCATGAAGGTTGTGAATCGGGCATTGTTAGACTGGGGTGTTCCTAAAGAGGATATTCATTATGAATTTTTTGGCTCGTTCGGAGATTTAGAAGGATAA
- a CDS encoding SpoVR family protein, which translates to MNHEDQKALEYAISEITEIATGFGLDFYPMRYEICPADIIYTFGAYGMPTRFSHWSFGKQFFKMKLHYDLGLSKIYELVINSDPCYAFLLDSNSLIQNKLIVAHVLAHCDFFKNNVRFQNTKRDMVESMSATAERIRAYEIKYGKSEVEKFIDAVLAIEEHIDPSLMRPKLTWSLEEEDEWEEEKKVSSPYDDLWSLDEKKDKKTEIKKKIKKFPPQPEKDIMLFIEQYSRELTDWQRDIMTMIREEMLYFWPQLETKIMNEGWASFWHQRILREMDLTSDEAIEFAKLNAGVVQPSKTGINPYYLGVKIFEDIEERYNNPTEDMIKRGEKTGSGREKMFEVREIEGDISFLRNYLTKDLVMREDMYLFQKQGRDYKIVDKDWKKVRDQLVNSRVNGGFPYITVNDGDYMKNGELYLKHWFEGIELDLKYLEKVLPYLHQVWGRTVHLESIVENKEMLFTYDGRSVQRKYL; encoded by the coding sequence ATGAATCATGAAGATCAGAAAGCCTTGGAATACGCCATATCAGAAATAACCGAAATTGCTACAGGATTTGGATTAGATTTTTATCCAATGCGTTACGAAATTTGCCCGGCTGATATTATCTATACGTTTGGGGCTTATGGAATGCCCACTCGATTTTCACATTGGAGCTTTGGAAAACAATTTTTTAAAATGAAACTTCATTATGATTTGGGACTTAGTAAAATTTACGAATTAGTTATCAATTCTGATCCATGCTATGCTTTCCTACTTGATTCAAATTCGCTTATTCAAAACAAATTAATTGTTGCACACGTTTTGGCACATTGTGATTTTTTCAAAAACAATGTACGCTTTCAAAATACAAAGCGTGATATGGTTGAAAGTATGTCAGCTACTGCAGAACGAATACGCGCATATGAAATTAAATACGGAAAAAGTGAAGTCGAAAAATTTATCGATGCTGTACTTGCGATTGAAGAACATATTGATCCATCACTTATGAGACCAAAACTAACCTGGTCCCTTGAAGAGGAGGATGAATGGGAAGAAGAGAAAAAAGTTTCCTCACCCTATGATGATTTATGGTCGTTAGACGAGAAAAAGGATAAAAAGACGGAGATAAAGAAAAAAATAAAAAAGTTTCCTCCACAGCCAGAAAAAGATATTATGTTGTTTATCGAACAATACAGCCGTGAATTAACAGATTGGCAAAGGGATATTATGACAATGATTCGTGAAGAAATGCTATATTTCTGGCCACAGTTGGAAACGAAAATCATGAATGAAGGTTGGGCATCGTTTTGGCACCAACGAATTCTTCGTGAAATGGATTTAACGAGCGATGAGGCGATTGAATTTGCTAAATTGAATGCAGGTGTTGTCCAACCGTCCAAAACAGGAATTAACCCTTATTATTTAGGTGTGAAAATTTTTGAGGATATTGAGGAGCGATACAATAATCCGACAGAAGATATGATCAAACGGGGAGAAAAAACAGGATCAGGCAGAGAAAAAATGTTTGAAGTTCGGGAAATTGAAGGGGATATTTCATTTCTTAGGAATTATTTAACGAAAGATTTGGTCATGCGTGAAGATATGTACCTTTTCCAAAAGCAAGGCCGCGATTATAAAATTGTTGATAAAGATTGGAAAAAAGTCCGTGATCAGCTGGTAAATAGCCGCGTAAATGGGGGATTTCCTTATATTACAGTAAATGATGGCGATTATATGAAAAATGGGGAATTGTATTTAAAACATTGGTTCGAAGGAATTGAATTGGATTTAAAATATTTAGAAAAGGTCTTGCCGTATCTTCATCAAGTATGGGGAAGAACGGTCCATTTGGAATCAATTGTGGAAAATAAGGAAATGTTATTTACGTATGATGGACGTAGTGTTCAAAGGAAGTATTTATAA
- a CDS encoding TolB family protein: MKRKHWIIAIMIGFFLFTNTDPLFAKTETIKVAFIRHTNLWLKVGNKEQQITKEGNVTGPKWSADGKWIAFKKGKELWAYNIHLKKQYRLYQGEASNYQWSPNKNTIAFQIFNDINTIDVEKLNKGFENVASGVGNYSWFPNGKEFLASSTSNLLPTGWTSVELYKIPIDAKNNPAKIQHFYTLPKQSSDFFAIQTSHFKWSANGMWIAFLATPTASWSMDNDMLCVIRTDGTNFTKLDDMILNESWFQWAPEKNYLGYIGGEGRIAIENKHLNIKILPTIKSSSYTPKGFVDWDFTWQDPSLLTVSRAKEMKWSNNPQKRSLPSLYKIDTKQNEQAKITSPKKGYGDYHPIYVTNANRLTWLRSNRKKTDLWMAKPNGEMAKIYIKQIDTVPEYYEKRDWEDVLDIYN; the protein is encoded by the coding sequence ATGAAACGAAAACACTGGATAATCGCTATAATGATTGGCTTCTTTCTTTTTACAAATACAGATCCACTATTCGCAAAAACAGAAACAATCAAAGTAGCCTTTATAAGACACACAAATTTATGGCTGAAAGTAGGAAATAAAGAACAACAAATCACAAAAGAAGGAAATGTAACCGGACCAAAATGGTCTGCCGATGGAAAGTGGATTGCCTTTAAAAAAGGCAAAGAACTTTGGGCATATAATATTCATTTGAAAAAACAATATCGCTTATACCAAGGCGAGGCGTCAAATTATCAATGGTCCCCAAATAAAAATACCATTGCTTTTCAAATTTTTAACGATATCAACACAATCGATGTAGAAAAACTAAACAAAGGATTTGAAAATGTTGCATCCGGTGTAGGTAATTATTCATGGTTTCCAAACGGAAAGGAATTTTTGGCTTCTTCAACATCGAATTTGTTACCAACAGGTTGGACAAGTGTAGAATTATACAAAATACCGATAGATGCAAAAAACAACCCTGCCAAAATTCAGCATTTCTATACACTACCTAAACAATCTTCTGATTTTTTCGCCATTCAAACAAGTCATTTTAAATGGTCTGCTAACGGAATGTGGATCGCTTTTTTGGCCACACCAACTGCTTCCTGGTCAATGGATAATGATATGCTTTGCGTTATTCGTACAGATGGAACGAATTTTACAAAGCTTGATGATATGATCTTAAATGAGTCTTGGTTTCAATGGGCACCGGAGAAAAATTATTTAGGATATATTGGCGGGGAAGGAAGAATAGCCATTGAAAATAAACATTTAAATATAAAGATACTGCCGACTATAAAATCGAGCTCGTATACTCCAAAAGGATTTGTCGATTGGGATTTTACTTGGCAAGATCCATCGCTTCTTACAGTATCCAGAGCGAAAGAGATGAAGTGGTCGAATAATCCTCAAAAAAGATCACTTCCTTCTTTATACAAAATAGATACAAAACAAAATGAGCAAGCAAAGATTACTTCCCCTAAAAAAGGATATGGGGATTATCATCCAATATACGTGACAAATGCAAATCGATTAACGTGGCTTCGATCTAATCGCAAAAAAACAGACTTGTGGATGGCAAAGCCGAATGGTGAGATGGCTAAAATCTATATTAAACAAATTGATACAGTTCCTGAATATTATGAAAAAAGGGACTGGGAAGATGTGTTAGATATTTATAACTAA
- a CDS encoding YhdB family protein, whose product MNSVDYDRALYYTHRSQWDNLLILMVRTKDDMLSKRIEHLLHAYHFSHDYTVIERNLYSLLRYIDHAHEMNVSNDVISAEAVHYTKV is encoded by the coding sequence TTGAATAGTGTTGACTATGATCGTGCCCTTTACTATACCCATCGATCACAATGGGATAATTTATTGATTTTGATGGTACGAACAAAGGACGATATGCTTTCCAAGAGAATCGAGCATCTACTTCATGCGTATCATTTTTCGCACGATTACACAGTAATTGAACGTAACCTATATTCCCTGCTCCGCTATATTGATCACGCACATGAAATGAATGTATCAAATGATGTAATAAGCGCCGAAGCCGTTCATTATACAAAGGTATAA
- a CDS encoding disulfide oxidoreductase, translating into MQNKYMLWNFAWIVSIIAMLGSLYFSEIRHFVPCELCWFQRILMYPLTLIIGVSIFRKEYQLSLYTAILSGIGILTSLYHYSIQKIPFFSSHAPSCGQISCTGEYINWLGFITIPFLALIAFVLIFLSSIIVYREFNKK; encoded by the coding sequence ATGCAAAACAAATATATGCTTTGGAATTTTGCTTGGATTGTTTCAATTATTGCGATGTTAGGCAGTCTTTACTTTTCTGAGATAAGGCATTTCGTTCCTTGCGAACTATGCTGGTTCCAGCGAATTCTCATGTATCCTTTAACATTAATTATCGGAGTGTCTATCTTCAGAAAAGAATACCAGCTCTCACTTTACACTGCCATCTTATCAGGAATTGGAATTCTGACATCACTTTATCATTATTCCATTCAAAAAATTCCTTTTTTCAGTAGCCATGCACCTTCATGCGGACAAATATCCTGTACAGGTGAGTATATAAATTGGCTGGGCTTTATTACTATTCCTTTTTTAGCACTTATTGCATTTGTTTTAATCTTTTTATCCAGTATTATTGTTTATCGAGAATTCAATAAAAAATAA
- a CDS encoding DUF5365 family protein, with protein MKVLFASTKEQEEKIKELVTYFYSDIFPYYYDDDEIAEFKNIGILKIEKHHFEKFGTLKDAYQVVASLQTIIVILEQKIHKPINKRYEDLFNHNVQILDKFTISFPFFYSQFNSSNKTSTESFSIYKSAANEILI; from the coding sequence GTGAAGGTTTTATTCGCATCAACAAAGGAGCAAGAGGAAAAAATAAAAGAATTGGTTACCTATTTTTATAGTGATATCTTTCCATATTATTATGATGATGATGAGATTGCCGAATTTAAAAACATTGGTATATTAAAAATAGAGAAGCACCATTTTGAAAAATTCGGGACATTGAAGGATGCATACCAAGTGGTAGCCAGTTTGCAGACTATAATCGTCATTTTAGAACAAAAAATTCATAAACCAATTAATAAGCGATATGAAGACTTATTTAATCATAATGTACAAATTTTAGATAAATTTACAATTTCCTTCCCATTTTTTTATTCTCAATTTAATTCCAGTAATAAAACATCTACGGAATCTTTTAGCATTTATAAAAGCGCGGCAAACGAAATATTAATATAA